From Marivirga harenae, one genomic window encodes:
- a CDS encoding efflux RND transporter periplasmic adaptor subunit: MNKIIIRILASVAVLAVVIYLVFPEIFSSKPENKLESQAPAQATTKISIDAQLAKFETFKNDIVLTGSLLANESVELASEISGKIDNIYFEEGQYVKEGKLLLQTNVADLAANLQRLKYTAQLNSETEKRQKQLLEKEAISREEYDIAFTNLKTTQAEIDALQAEIDKSRIRAPFSGYIGLRYVSEGSYITPSSQIASLYNVDPIKIEFSVPSRYSGLVKKGSNITFSSEAENKEREATVYAIEPQIDPVTRTLSARAQTSNPDNTLIPGQFIRINLSLENRENAILLPTTAIMPKADGHTVFIITDGRAKLQDVQLGARTANRVEILKGVNAGDTVAIAGVPQLKDKAEVDIKKLEK, encoded by the coding sequence ATGAACAAAATTATCATTCGGATTTTAGCCTCCGTGGCTGTTTTGGCAGTCGTTATTTATTTGGTCTTTCCTGAAATTTTTTCATCAAAACCCGAAAACAAACTTGAAAGTCAAGCACCTGCTCAAGCTACTACAAAAATCTCAATTGATGCTCAGCTTGCAAAATTTGAGACCTTTAAAAACGATATTGTACTAACTGGTTCTCTATTGGCAAATGAATCCGTGGAACTAGCAAGTGAAATCTCAGGTAAGATAGATAACATCTATTTTGAGGAAGGTCAGTACGTTAAAGAAGGAAAGCTACTTCTTCAAACCAATGTGGCAGATTTAGCAGCAAATCTACAGCGATTGAAATATACTGCGCAACTCAATTCAGAAACTGAAAAAAGGCAAAAACAACTTTTGGAAAAAGAGGCAATTAGTAGAGAAGAATATGATATTGCCTTCACTAATCTAAAAACTACGCAAGCTGAAATTGATGCCTTGCAGGCTGAAATTGATAAATCTAGAATCAGAGCTCCATTTTCAGGCTATATTGGGCTACGATATGTCAGTGAAGGGAGTTACATCACACCAAGTAGCCAAATCGCTTCCCTTTATAATGTGGATCCAATAAAGATCGAATTCTCAGTTCCTAGTCGATATAGTGGTTTGGTCAAAAAAGGAAGTAACATCACTTTTTCATCTGAAGCCGAAAATAAAGAGCGAGAAGCAACGGTTTATGCTATTGAACCGCAAATTGACCCTGTAACACGTACCTTGTCAGCCAGAGCGCAAACTTCAAATCCTGACAACACATTGATTCCTGGTCAATTTATAAGGATAAATTTGAGTTTAGAAAACAGAGAAAATGCAATATTATTACCAACAACCGCTATTATGCCCAAAGCTGACGGACATACCGTATTCATAATTACAGACGGAAGAGCGAAGCTGCAAGATGTTCAACTGGGCGCCAGAACCGCAAATAGAGTTGAAATTTTGAAAGGAGTAAATGCTGGGGACACTGTTGCTATTGCTGGCGTTCCTCAAT
- a CDS encoding endonuclease — MKNILLLISFTIISATAICQPDGYYDGTDGLTGETLKIKLHQIINDHEVRSYGEFRDEILPDLDQDPNNPANIILFYKNASIPIQNFASNNEPDFWNREHTWPSSHGFNDEDTAYTDVHNLRPSDATVNSSKSNKDFNDVENIEENAEGEAPDTFTNADFWDPRDEIKGDVARILFYMATRYKSESLDLELVDRISFSGDPEVGVLFTLIKWHNQDPVDNFERARHEGAFGYQGNRNPFIDHPEWVTEIWGEASAPNLIINDLNFNPDFGSVELGSSREQHYEINAYNLTGDVSVTVEAPFFLSTDGENYSDSIGFSSNNDSEQFFTVYLRFEPDTGDQEATVEVVNSTDGDSEVLRVSGQEGALELLRIAEAREQALGAVVSITGVVIDAGNNSSTNRVIYDGTAGIVVRSFDAGNESENLMQGDSVIVTGGLEEFNNLLQIAASPITITVIEQGMNLPEPKVLEIAEVGEEFESQLIKIENVEFVETGNFMGGGAGGNFTISDGDNELIFRIGSSAHPLVGEPIPSGNYNITGFVGQFGVDYQLSPRTIDDLEAVEDENDSTENPTLAIANYQSIDGLIYPNPAKDEIFIKTKKTNFDGPLTITIYSADGSVKKRLEKKVNANSIRIDDLNNGLYFLVIFSEEQYHIQKFIKH; from the coding sequence ATGAAAAATATTTTACTACTAATCAGCTTTACCATTATTAGCGCTACAGCGATTTGCCAGCCTGATGGATACTATGATGGAACAGACGGATTGACTGGAGAAACTTTAAAGATAAAACTGCATCAAATAATTAATGATCATGAGGTAAGATCTTATGGAGAATTTCGAGATGAAATTTTACCAGACCTCGATCAGGACCCTAATAATCCCGCCAACATCATCCTTTTTTACAAAAATGCTTCGATTCCAATTCAAAATTTTGCCTCGAACAATGAACCTGACTTTTGGAATAGAGAACACACTTGGCCATCGTCTCACGGCTTTAATGATGAAGATACCGCATATACTGATGTTCACAATTTACGGCCTTCAGATGCCACCGTCAACAGCTCAAAAAGCAATAAAGACTTTAATGATGTTGAAAATATTGAAGAAAATGCAGAAGGAGAAGCTCCTGACACTTTCACCAATGCAGATTTTTGGGATCCTAGAGATGAGATAAAGGGAGATGTCGCTCGAATTTTATTTTATATGGCCACGCGTTACAAAAGCGAATCACTAGACCTCGAGTTAGTTGATCGAATAAGTTTTTCAGGAGATCCTGAGGTAGGCGTATTATTTACATTAATCAAATGGCATAATCAAGATCCAGTGGATAATTTTGAAAGGGCAAGACATGAAGGTGCTTTCGGGTATCAAGGAAATCGAAATCCATTTATTGACCACCCTGAATGGGTAACGGAAATATGGGGAGAAGCTTCTGCTCCAAATCTTATTATTAATGACCTTAATTTTAATCCTGACTTTGGTAGCGTTGAATTAGGTTCTTCAAGAGAGCAGCACTATGAAATAAATGCCTATAATTTAACAGGCGATGTGTCTGTTACAGTAGAAGCTCCTTTCTTTCTATCTACTGACGGAGAAAACTACTCTGATAGTATCGGATTTTCATCTAACAATGATTCTGAACAATTTTTCACCGTATATCTTCGATTTGAACCAGACACTGGAGATCAAGAGGCTACTGTTGAAGTAGTAAATAGTACTGATGGTGATTCCGAAGTCCTTCGTGTATCTGGGCAGGAAGGTGCTCTTGAGCTGCTTAGAATTGCTGAAGCAAGGGAACAAGCATTAGGAGCAGTTGTCAGTATAACAGGCGTGGTAATTGATGCGGGAAACAACAGCAGCACCAATAGGGTAATTTATGATGGCACTGCCGGAATTGTTGTAAGAAGCTTTGATGCTGGTAACGAATCTGAAAACCTTATGCAAGGCGACAGTGTAATTGTAACTGGTGGTTTGGAAGAATTTAATAATCTTTTACAAATTGCTGCATCTCCAATTACCATCACAGTAATTGAACAAGGAATGAATCTCCCAGAACCAAAAGTCCTCGAGATAGCAGAAGTAGGTGAGGAATTTGAATCTCAACTAATTAAAATTGAAAATGTGGAGTTCGTGGAAACGGGCAATTTTATGGGCGGTGGTGCTGGTGGTAATTTCACCATTTCTGACGGTGATAATGAATTGATTTTTAGAATTGGTTCAAGTGCACACCCGCTAGTTGGAGAACCAATACCTTCTGGCAATTACAACATTACGGGCTTTGTGGGACAATTTGGAGTTGATTACCAACTTTCTCCTCGTACTATTGATGATTTAGAAGCTGTTGAAGATGAAAATGATTCAACTGAAAATCCAACACTTGCAATTGCTAACTACCAGTCAATAGATGGATTGATTTATCCAAATCCAGCAAAGGATGAAATATTCATCAAAACTAAAAAGACAAATTTTGACGGACCATTAACCATAACAATCTATTCAGCAGATGGGAGCGTCAAAAAAAGATTGGAAAAAAAGGTAAATGCCAATAGTATTCGTATTGACGACTTAAACAATGGTCTTTATTTCTTAGTGATTTTCAGCGAAGAGCAATACCATATACAAAAATTTATTAAACATTAA
- a CDS encoding fasciclin domain-containing protein, translating to MKNLLKHASFAIVGLFILTTSCIDENFDDSSEVGITDKKILTTVLNDENQSGELSIFLGLVESTGLTGSLTSQRVQDQLTVFAPNNDAFEILASDLGYDSAEDLLEDDDLALQEILETHIALANLSISQIENGSFRSMATLSGINIPVARDGGNVVINANQDLQILRSNSEGNGTVHIISRVLLPIRFNIDFSADFGGDFDACNEVLADWTVENVVLAGGSGWGCTSFGFEGQGIQANGFSGGAQEVDSWIISPVLESNDVVLNTLKFKYASRFDGPNPEIWVISEDDYEAGASIDMEAWTNLEFSFPAPASANNVFTDLAVGIPSDVHSGAFRFAFRYLSGAGATRVTIDNIQLGEE from the coding sequence ATGAAAAATTTATTAAAACATGCATCTTTCGCAATTGTAGGATTGTTTATACTAACAACTTCTTGCATTGACGAAAACTTTGATGACAGTTCTGAGGTAGGAATTACTGATAAAAAAATACTAACTACAGTTTTGAATGATGAAAATCAATCGGGTGAGTTAAGTATATTTTTGGGACTGGTAGAATCAACAGGACTAACTGGTAGTTTGACTAGCCAAAGAGTGCAAGATCAATTAACCGTTTTTGCACCTAATAATGATGCTTTTGAAATCTTAGCATCAGACTTAGGATATGATAGCGCAGAAGATCTACTTGAAGATGATGATTTAGCCTTGCAAGAAATATTAGAAACACACATTGCATTAGCTAATCTTTCAATTTCTCAAATTGAAAATGGTTCATTCAGATCAATGGCAACTTTATCTGGAATAAATATACCTGTAGCAAGAGATGGTGGAAACGTTGTTATCAATGCTAATCAAGATTTACAAATTCTAAGGTCGAATTCTGAAGGAAACGGTACGGTTCATATAATATCAAGAGTGCTTCTACCAATTAGATTTAATATCGATTTCTCAGCAGACTTCGGTGGTGATTTTGACGCTTGTAATGAAGTACTAGCAGACTGGACAGTTGAAAATGTAGTACTTGCAGGTGGTTCTGGATGGGGCTGTACAAGCTTTGGCTTTGAAGGACAAGGAATTCAAGCTAATGGTTTTTCTGGAGGTGCGCAAGAGGTAGACTCTTGGATTATTTCACCGGTTCTTGAATCAAATGATGTAGTCTTAAATACTTTAAAGTTTAAGTATGCTAGTAGATTTGACGGACCAAACCCTGAGATATGGGTAATCTCTGAAGATGATTATGAAGCTGGTGCTTCAATTGATATGGAGGCATGGACTAATTTAGAATTTAGTTTCCCAGCCCCTGCTAGCGCAAATAATGTATTTACAGATTTAGCAGTAGGCATTCCTTCTGACGTGCATTCTGGAGCTTTTAGATTTGCCTTTAGATATTTATCTGGAGCAGGTGCGACAAGAGTAACGATAGATAACATTCAATTAGGAGAAGAATAA
- a CDS encoding TonB-dependent receptor: protein MKKILQSLCVMAILLAFATGSALAQGVTTSGLSGVVTDPNGEELPGATVQAVHNPSGTTYGAVTNVSGRFRMPNVRVGGPYTLTVTFIGYQEYVVENINLSLGQTLNLDISLAEESTILQEVVVRSTKGQAIDGDRTGASTNLSNERIASMPTINRSINDFTRLNPQSNGTSFGGADSRYNNYTIDGNLYNNNFGLGSSQFAGGNPISVDAIEEVQVNVAPYDVTQSGFTGASVNAVTKSGTNSIQASAYTLFRNQNTQGTTLNGGQDVPFSESKTQIHGVTLGLPIIKDKLFFFGSFEFEDNAIPGDTRRAARPEQGLFPDFEQGIARMTADQARFVQEQMEEIYGYETGAFENYPFEDVATRLNFRLDYNLNQENKIMVRYNNFQQRRDVGINGNSIRGLPQSERFRNTNRFGNEALTFRNGNYGSEENVQSIVGEWTSTIGSNMANKLNVGYTSSVSQRFIPGDQNFPMSEILEYDGSTPLYFASLGTELFTRGNLLDNKTFNITNNFNYFMGDHTFTAGVNFEYMTFDNAFNPTWDSWYRWNSYDDFVAAVIDRDPSVRPAGFAIGFTYDENNPFELPTDRTQFGQVGLYLQDEYQATEDLKLTLGVRVEMPFYPIDAPRNPRVEDLGISVENPRNPGEFIEPRVDQFPSVNPVFSPRFGFNWDALGDKSLQVRGGSGIFTGRPIFVHLSNQVNGNGVTRGFIGLLPDQWGQDGNPTWDGFQADVNYYRPNPAEQEPTVSSSLSVTDENFKLPQTWRSNLAADYVLNGFVFTAEGIFSKDYNTPFSANLSSVPTGESINIAGNAYPTYDQVALGGAINELYYLTNINDRTYASLTIGAEKNWGKGIFTSLAYTRSQTRDFGLIGGSQAASLWPGDVQEGRNNPEEGFSRNDQPNRVVGLISFNTKGLNESNNTSFNLYYSAGEQGRFSYTYSGNLNGEGSGTSLMYIPENLEDAQLVDRVSGGSIVQTAQQQWDILNNYIENDPYLSENRGSVSERNGAVLPWLHRLDLSIVQDINLTKDPTAHKLQFRADILNVLNMMNDSWGVSRQTVQRNLMNFEGTDGNGNAQFTINPIQGESTFPTDVTVPNFSLGQTWSAQFGVKYIF, encoded by the coding sequence ATGAAGAAAATTTTACAAAGTTTATGTGTAATGGCGATTTTGCTGGCTTTCGCCACAGGATCGGCTTTAGCGCAGGGTGTAACGACATCAGGTCTATCCGGTGTAGTGACAGATCCAAATGGAGAAGAATTGCCTGGAGCTACTGTACAGGCTGTACACAATCCATCAGGTACAACTTATGGGGCTGTAACAAATGTAAGTGGTAGGTTTAGAATGCCAAACGTCAGAGTAGGGGGGCCTTACACACTGACTGTAACTTTCATTGGCTATCAAGAATATGTTGTAGAAAACATTAACTTATCTTTAGGTCAAACACTTAACCTTGATATTTCTTTAGCTGAAGAATCAACTATTCTACAAGAAGTTGTAGTTAGATCTACTAAAGGCCAGGCTATTGATGGTGACAGAACTGGTGCATCTACGAATTTATCTAACGAGAGAATTGCTTCAATGCCAACAATTAATCGAAGTATCAATGACTTTACTCGTTTGAATCCTCAATCCAACGGCACTAGCTTTGGTGGAGCAGATAGTAGATACAATAATTATACAATTGATGGTAACTTGTACAATAACAACTTTGGATTAGGAAGTTCACAATTTGCAGGTGGAAACCCAATTTCAGTAGATGCAATTGAAGAAGTACAGGTAAACGTTGCTCCATATGACGTAACGCAAAGTGGTTTTACTGGAGCTAGTGTAAATGCGGTTACAAAATCAGGTACTAATAGTATTCAAGCCAGTGCTTATACGCTATTCAGAAATCAGAACACACAAGGTACTACGTTAAATGGTGGGCAAGATGTACCATTTTCTGAATCTAAAACTCAAATTCATGGTGTTACTTTAGGCTTGCCAATTATTAAAGATAAACTATTCTTTTTTGGTTCATTTGAGTTCGAAGACAATGCTATTCCTGGTGATACTCGTAGAGCTGCTCGTCCTGAGCAAGGTTTATTTCCAGATTTTGAACAAGGAATCGCAAGAATGACAGCTGATCAAGCTCGTTTTGTGCAAGAGCAAATGGAAGAAATATACGGATACGAAACTGGTGCTTTTGAAAATTATCCATTTGAAGATGTCGCAACAAGATTAAACTTTCGACTAGACTATAATTTAAATCAAGAGAATAAAATTATGGTTCGCTACAATAATTTTCAGCAAAGAAGAGATGTTGGAATAAATGGTAACAGTATTCGCGGACTTCCTCAAAGTGAGAGATTCAGAAATACAAATCGATTTGGTAATGAAGCATTAACTTTCAGGAATGGAAATTACGGAAGTGAGGAAAACGTTCAGTCAATTGTAGGTGAATGGACCTCTACTATTGGTAGCAACATGGCTAACAAATTGAATGTAGGATATACTAGTTCAGTTAGTCAGAGATTTATTCCTGGAGACCAGAACTTCCCAATGTCTGAAATTTTAGAATATGACGGTTCAACACCTTTGTATTTTGCTTCTTTAGGAACGGAGTTATTTACGAGAGGTAACCTATTAGACAATAAGACTTTCAATATTACTAATAATTTCAACTACTTTATGGGAGACCATACCTTCACAGCTGGTGTGAATTTCGAATATATGACTTTCGATAATGCCTTTAACCCAACTTGGGATTCTTGGTATAGATGGAACTCATATGATGATTTCGTAGCAGCAGTAATTGATCGTGATCCAAGCGTTCGTCCAGCAGGTTTTGCTATTGGATTTACTTATGATGAAAATAACCCATTCGAATTACCAACAGATAGAACTCAGTTCGGTCAGGTAGGCCTTTATTTACAGGACGAATACCAAGCTACCGAAGATCTAAAATTGACTTTAGGTGTACGTGTTGAGATGCCATTTTATCCAATAGATGCTCCTAGAAACCCAAGAGTGGAAGACTTAGGAATTAGTGTAGAGAATCCAAGAAATCCAGGTGAATTCATTGAGCCACGAGTTGATCAATTCCCTTCTGTCAATCCAGTTTTTTCCCCTCGTTTTGGCTTTAACTGGGATGCATTAGGTGATAAGTCATTACAAGTAAGAGGTGGTTCTGGTATTTTCACTGGACGTCCAATTTTCGTTCATTTGTCGAATCAAGTTAATGGCAATGGTGTAACTCGTGGATTTATTGGTTTATTACCTGATCAGTGGGGACAAGATGGAAATCCTACTTGGGATGGTTTCCAAGCAGATGTTAATTACTATCGACCTAATCCGGCAGAACAAGAACCAACTGTTTCTAGTTCTTTGTCAGTTACCGATGAAAATTTCAAGTTACCACAGACTTGGAGAAGTAACTTAGCAGCAGATTATGTTTTGAATGGATTTGTTTTCACAGCAGAAGGTATATTCTCTAAAGATTATAACACTCCGTTCAGTGCAAATTTATCAAGTGTGCCTACTGGTGAATCAATAAATATTGCTGGGAATGCATACCCAACCTACGATCAAGTTGCTTTAGGTGGTGCTATAAATGAACTTTACTATTTAACAAACATTAACGACCGTACCTATGCTTCATTGACTATAGGAGCTGAAAAAAACTGGGGGAAAGGGATCTTTACGAGCTTAGCATATACTAGAAGCCAGACAAGAGACTTTGGTTTAATTGGTGGATCTCAAGCAGCTTCATTATGGCCAGGTGATGTACAGGAAGGTAGAAATAATCCTGAAGAAGGATTCTCTCGAAACGATCAGCCTAACAGAGTAGTAGGTTTGATTTCATTTAACACTAAAGGACTGAATGAATCAAACAACACATCATTCAATTTATATTATTCTGCTGGAGAACAAGGTAGATTTTCTTATACTTATAGTGGCAACTTGAATGGCGAAGGATCGGGAACTTCTCTAATGTATATTCCTGAAAATTTAGAAGATGCTCAACTAGTAGATAGAGTAAGTGGAGGTTCGATTGTTCAAACTGCACAACAACAGTGGGATATATTGAATAACTACATTGAAAATGATCCCTACCTAAGCGAAAATAGGGGCTCTGTTTCTGAAAGAAACGGTGCTGTTTTGCCTTGGTTACATAGATTGGACCTTTCCATTGTTCAAGATATAAACTTAACGAAAGATCCAACTGCACACAAACTTCAATTTAGAGCAGACATCCTGAACGTTTTAAACATGATGAATGATTCTTGGGGTGTAAGTAGACAAACTGTTCAAAGAAACTTGATGAATTTTGAAGGTACTGATGGAAATGGAAATGCACAATTCACCATTAATCCTATTCAAGGGGAATCGACTTTCCCGACAGATGTTACTGTACCTAACTTTAGCTTGGGTCAAACTTGGAGTGCTCAATTTGGTGTGAAATACATCTTTTAA
- a CDS encoding M14 family metallopeptidase — protein MKYLASIVVILFMVNNSFAQKDLSYFLPDSVEYNSSIPTPESVIGHQVGEWHVTHDKLVYYMKALADASNRITIIETGKTYEDRPQLLLTITHPDNHADIDKIKKEHKQLTDPSSSSNLNIAQMPSVIMMGFSIHGNEPSGSNASMLTAYYLAAAKGQDIEDKLKNVVVLLDPSFNPDGLNRFATWANMHKSENLVTDPNDREFNEVWPGGRTNHYWFDMNRDWLPVQLAESQSRIAQFHAWKPNIVTDHHEMGTNSTFFFQPGIPERTHPITPQKNQDLTGQIGTYHAKFLDRIGSLYYSKESFDDFYYGKGSTFPDVQGAIGILFEQASSRGHAQESVNGVLEFPFTIKNQFTASLSTLQAAYEMREELLGFQRDFYKNSVNMASEGDVQAWVVSDQDESKLFRFAEMLDRHEIEVHKLAKTTNGFQTDNSYIIPMNQYQSRLVKAIFDVRTSFKDSLFYDVSAFNMGMSFNLDYQSLDKRSFNTGLLGDKFEATMRPEGNIKGGKSEYAYIMEWHDFYAPKALFKIQKAGLRTKVNTKEVILNDGTTLATGSILIPVQQQEQSPIQIYQILEEAIQDSGVEIYAVESGNTKGINLGSPSFESLNQPKIAMIIGDGISPYDAGEMWFLLDQHYEMPITKIDVNDFSRADLSRYNVLMMPNGWGYGSIGSQKNKIQQWAQEGGTIIAYKSAAKWLSDQKLTKVKFMDNKADTTGYEAYEDLGNNRGAQVIGGAIFEVELDLSHPLAYGLKNAKMPVFRNSTLFMEKSKNQYANPIRYTQSPLLNGYISEENAEKLKGTSAVTVSRIGGGKVISFTDNTNFRAFWYGTNRLLINAIFYGQTISGSAGE, from the coding sequence ATGAAATATTTAGCCAGCATTGTAGTCATTTTGTTCATGGTCAATAATTCTTTTGCCCAAAAGGATTTATCCTATTTCTTACCCGATAGTGTAGAGTATAATTCTTCCATTCCAACGCCTGAAAGTGTCATCGGACATCAGGTAGGAGAATGGCATGTTACGCACGATAAGTTGGTCTATTATATGAAAGCATTAGCCGATGCTTCCAATAGGATTACAATAATTGAAACAGGTAAAACTTATGAGGACAGACCTCAACTACTATTGACAATTACTCATCCTGATAATCATGCAGATATCGACAAGATAAAAAAGGAACATAAACAATTAACTGACCCTAGTTCTTCGTCAAATTTAAATATTGCCCAAATGCCCTCTGTCATCATGATGGGTTTTTCCATTCATGGAAATGAACCGAGTGGAAGTAATGCATCTATGTTAACAGCCTATTATTTGGCCGCGGCTAAAGGCCAAGATATTGAGGATAAACTTAAAAATGTAGTGGTTTTATTAGATCCTTCTTTTAATCCCGATGGTTTAAATCGATTTGCTACCTGGGCAAACATGCATAAAAGCGAAAACTTAGTTACAGATCCAAATGACAGGGAATTTAATGAAGTTTGGCCTGGCGGAAGAACAAATCATTATTGGTTTGACATGAACCGTGACTGGTTGCCGGTTCAATTAGCTGAATCGCAGAGTAGAATTGCGCAATTCCATGCTTGGAAGCCTAATATAGTAACTGATCATCATGAAATGGGAACCAATAGCACGTTCTTTTTTCAACCTGGAATTCCGGAAAGAACGCATCCCATTACCCCACAGAAAAATCAAGATCTGACCGGACAAATTGGAACTTATCATGCAAAATTCTTGGATAGAATAGGTTCTCTTTATTACAGCAAAGAAAGCTTCGATGATTTCTACTATGGAAAAGGCTCAACTTTCCCTGATGTGCAAGGTGCAATAGGTATTTTATTTGAGCAAGCTAGTTCCAGAGGACATGCGCAGGAAAGCGTAAATGGGGTCTTAGAATTTCCATTTACTATAAAAAATCAATTTACTGCTTCTCTCAGTACCCTTCAAGCTGCTTATGAAATGCGCGAGGAATTACTTGGTTTCCAGAGAGATTTCTATAAAAATTCTGTGAATATGGCTTCCGAGGGAGATGTACAAGCCTGGGTGGTTTCGGATCAAGATGAATCTAAACTATTTCGATTTGCAGAGATGCTAGATCGCCATGAAATTGAGGTGCACAAATTAGCTAAAACTACCAATGGTTTTCAAACTGACAACAGTTATATCATACCGATGAATCAGTACCAGAGCAGATTGGTAAAAGCGATTTTTGACGTGAGAACGAGCTTTAAAGATAGTCTTTTTTATGATGTATCCGCCTTTAATATGGGGATGTCATTTAACTTAGATTACCAAAGCCTTGATAAGCGAAGTTTCAATACCGGATTATTGGGGGATAAATTTGAAGCTACTATGCGACCTGAAGGAAACATTAAAGGTGGCAAAAGTGAATACGCCTACATCATGGAATGGCATGATTTCTATGCACCTAAGGCACTCTTTAAAATTCAAAAAGCAGGTTTAAGAACTAAAGTGAATACCAAGGAGGTCATTTTGAATGATGGGACCACTTTGGCTACAGGTTCGATTTTGATCCCAGTGCAACAACAAGAACAATCGCCTATACAAATTTATCAAATTCTAGAAGAAGCTATTCAAGATTCTGGAGTGGAAATTTATGCTGTAGAAAGTGGAAATACTAAAGGAATTAATTTGGGAAGTCCATCTTTTGAATCTTTGAATCAACCCAAAATTGCCATGATCATTGGTGATGGGATCAGTCCTTATGATGCAGGTGAAATGTGGTTTTTATTGGATCAGCATTATGAAATGCCGATTACTAAAATAGATGTTAATGACTTTAGCAGGGCGGATTTAAGTCGATATAATGTATTGATGATGCCTAATGGCTGGGGTTATGGAAGTATCGGCAGTCAAAAAAATAAAATACAGCAATGGGCTCAAGAAGGCGGGACTATTATAGCATATAAATCGGCAGCAAAATGGCTTTCTGATCAGAAGCTGACCAAAGTAAAATTCATGGATAATAAAGCAGATACAACTGGTTATGAAGCCTATGAAGACCTAGGCAATAACAGAGGCGCGCAAGTAATTGGGGGTGCAATTTTTGAAGTAGAGCTGGATTTAAGCCATCCTTTAGCATATGGTTTGAAAAATGCAAAAATGCCTGTATTCAGAAACAGCACATTGTTCATGGAGAAATCCAAAAATCAATATGCAAATCCGATTCGCTATACGCAATCACCCTTGTTGAATGGCTATATTTCAGAAGAAAATGCTGAGAAATTAAAAGGCACTTCAGCAGTAACTGTTAGTAGAATAGGAGGAGGTAAAGTCATTTCGTTCACTGACAATACTAATTTTAGAGCATTTTGGTACGGGACTAACCGCTTACTGATAAATGCTATTTTTTACGGACAAACGATTAGTGGAAGTGCCGGAGAGTAA
- a CDS encoding ABC transporter ATP-binding protein, which translates to MIKINNLQKSYKNITVLNIADLHIPAGQSFGLVGNNGAGKTTLLRLMLDLIRASEGEVIVDDAAVHNSEEWKNFTGSFIDEKFLISYLTPEEYFQFTAKIRNVSKGDLDQHLQLFETLFNDEIFGKKKYIRDLSKGNKKKLGVAAALLGDPKLVLLDEPFENLDPTSQIRLKKIIQQFQKEKSVTFVISSHDLNHVTEICERIVILDKGEVVKDIEVTERTLQDLTDYFGENAKE; encoded by the coding sequence GTGATCAAGATTAACAACCTTCAAAAAAGCTACAAAAACATAACTGTTTTAAACATTGCCGACCTCCATATACCTGCAGGCCAGTCTTTTGGACTTGTTGGAAACAATGGGGCCGGAAAAACCACACTTTTACGTCTCATGCTTGATTTAATAAGAGCCAGTGAGGGTGAAGTCATAGTTGATGATGCAGCCGTGCATAATAGTGAAGAATGGAAAAATTTCACAGGTTCTTTTATAGATGAGAAATTCCTGATTAGCTACCTGACCCCAGAAGAGTATTTTCAATTCACTGCCAAGATCCGAAACGTGAGTAAGGGAGATTTAGATCAGCATCTTCAATTATTTGAAACCTTATTTAATGATGAAATTTTTGGTAAAAAGAAATACATTCGAGATCTATCCAAAGGAAATAAGAAAAAGCTAGGGGTAGCTGCAGCTCTATTAGGCGACCCAAAACTCGTTTTATTAGATGAACCTTTTGAAAACTTAGATCCAACCAGCCAGATCCGTTTAAAGAAAATCATACAGCAATTTCAAAAAGAAAAATCCGTGACTTTTGTGATTTCAAGCCACGACCTCAACCATGTAACTGAAATATGTGAACGTATAGTTATTTTGGATAAAGGAGAAGTAGTTAAAGATATCGAGGTAACAGAACGGACATTACAAGATTTAACGGACTATTTCGGAGAGAATGCCAAAGAATAA